The proteins below come from a single Paraburkholderia flagellata genomic window:
- a CDS encoding formimidoylglutamate deiminase: MNHTIETNPTSRALFAEHAYLPDGWRRNVLLEWDAAGTLRNVTPDLAQAPQGIARAAGPITPGMPNLHSHAFQRAMAGLTEYRANPTDSFWSWRDLMYRFAARITPDDLGAIARWLYVEMLKAGYTSVCEFHYVHHGKDGQRYASPAELAQRVVDAADVTGIGMTMLPVLYQYSGFGAQAPRDDQRRFINTPEQLLGIVEALRAWRPEHGALRYGVAPHSLRAVSHDSLRTLLEGLDHALPGAPVHIHIAEQTAEVEACLATEGARPVQWLLDRFDLSARWCLVHATHVDARETAALAQCGAIAGLCLTTEANLGDGIFPAREYLDAGGAFGVGSDSHIGVDWRAELRLLEYGQRLARRERNVLAAPHRAQVADRLFEGALAGGAQATGRKVGALTEGARADWIVLDAEHPNLAGQKPLTWLSSVVFCEHGDTPVFDVYTGGVKVVEARRHRDEARLYADYRAALARLLADD, encoded by the coding sequence ATGAATCACACCATCGAAACGAATCCGACTTCACGCGCGCTCTTCGCGGAGCACGCGTATTTGCCCGACGGCTGGCGCCGCAACGTGCTGCTCGAATGGGACGCGGCGGGAACGCTGCGCAACGTGACGCCGGACCTTGCGCAAGCGCCCCAAGGCATCGCTCGCGCGGCAGGTCCGATTACACCTGGCATGCCTAATCTTCATTCGCATGCGTTTCAGCGTGCCATGGCGGGTCTCACCGAATATCGCGCGAACCCCACCGACAGCTTCTGGAGCTGGCGCGATCTCATGTACCGCTTTGCCGCGCGCATCACGCCCGACGATCTTGGCGCGATTGCGCGCTGGCTCTATGTCGAGATGTTGAAAGCGGGTTACACGTCCGTTTGCGAATTCCACTATGTGCATCACGGCAAGGACGGCCAGCGCTATGCGAGCCCTGCCGAACTGGCGCAACGCGTGGTCGACGCGGCGGACGTGACTGGCATCGGCATGACGATGCTGCCCGTGCTCTATCAGTACAGCGGCTTTGGCGCGCAAGCGCCGCGCGACGATCAGCGCCGCTTCATCAACACGCCGGAACAACTGCTCGGTATCGTCGAGGCGCTGCGCGCCTGGCGGCCCGAGCATGGCGCATTGCGCTACGGCGTTGCGCCGCACTCGCTGCGCGCCGTCTCGCACGACTCGTTGCGCACGCTGCTGGAAGGTCTCGACCACGCGCTTCCTGGCGCGCCGGTGCATATTCACATCGCCGAGCAAACGGCCGAAGTCGAAGCTTGCCTCGCGACCGAGGGCGCGCGGCCAGTGCAATGGCTGCTCGACCGCTTCGATCTGAGCGCGCGCTGGTGCCTCGTTCACGCCACTCATGTCGATGCGCGCGAGACCGCCGCGCTCGCGCAGTGCGGCGCGATTGCGGGCCTGTGCCTCACGACCGAAGCGAATCTCGGTGACGGCATTTTCCCCGCGCGCGAGTATCTCGATGCGGGCGGCGCGTTCGGCGTGGGCTCGGACAGCCATATCGGCGTGGACTGGCGCGCGGAGCTTCGCCTGCTCGAATACGGTCAGCGGCTCGCACGGCGCGAGCGCAACGTGCTGGCTGCGCCGCATCGAGCGCAAGTGGCAGACCGGCTCTTCGAAGGCGCGCTTGCAGGCGGCGCACAGGCGACGGGACGCAAGGTCGGTGCATTGACGGAAGGCGCGCGTGCCGACTGGATCGTGCTCGACGCCGAGCATCCGAATCTGGCCGGGCAGAAGCCGCTCACGTGGCTCTCGTCGGTCGTGTTCTGCGAGCATGGCGACACGCCGGTGTTCGACGTCTACACGGGTGGCGTAAAAGTTGTGGAGGCGCGCCGCCATCGCGACGAGGCCCGCCTTTACGCCGACTATCGCGCAGCGCTCGCCAGACTGCTGGCTGACGATTGA
- the hutG gene encoding N-formylglutamate deformylase, protein MTDIFSLERGTAPLIISIPHLGTHIPAAMHGEYTDVALSVADTDWHLDRLYAFAKELGATVLGARVSRYVIDLNRPPNDESLYPGQTTTSLCPTETFRGESLYRDGCVPDAPERQRRVQTFWQPYHDTLAAELKRLRAAHANVLLWEAHSIASVLPRLFDNKLPDLNIGTQDGRTVNVAVQARAERAAAASGYTWIANGRFKGGYITRHFGAPQDGVHAIQLEMCQSVYMNEAAPFDYVPALAEKVQPVLREMVGGALEAIQAMNEAAA, encoded by the coding sequence ATGACCGATATTTTTTCACTGGAACGCGGCACGGCGCCGCTCATCATTTCGATTCCTCATCTGGGCACACACATACCCGCCGCAATGCACGGCGAGTACACCGACGTGGCGCTAAGCGTCGCCGATACGGACTGGCATCTCGATCGCCTTTACGCGTTTGCGAAGGAACTGGGCGCGACCGTGCTCGGCGCACGTGTTTCGCGCTATGTGATCGACCTGAACCGGCCGCCGAACGACGAGAGCCTCTATCCCGGCCAGACCACCACGTCGCTGTGCCCGACCGAAACGTTTCGCGGCGAATCCCTCTACCGCGACGGCTGTGTGCCCGACGCGCCGGAGCGCCAGCGGCGCGTGCAGACATTCTGGCAGCCGTATCACGACACGCTCGCCGCTGAACTCAAGCGCCTGCGCGCAGCGCACGCGAATGTGCTGCTGTGGGAGGCGCATTCGATTGCGAGCGTGCTGCCGCGTCTGTTCGACAACAAGCTGCCCGACCTGAACATCGGCACTCAGGATGGACGCACGGTGAACGTCGCGGTGCAGGCGCGCGCAGAACGCGCGGCGGCGGCGAGCGGCTATACGTGGATCGCGAACGGACGCTTCAAGGGCGGCTACATCACGCGCCATTTCGGCGCACCGCAGGACGGCGTGCATGCGATCCAGCTGGAGATGTGCCAGTCCGTCTACATGAACGAAGCGGCGCCGTTCGATTACGTTCCCGCGCTTGCGGAGAAAGTCCAGCCCGTACTGCGCGAGATGGTGGGCGGCGCGCTGGAGGCCATTCAGGCGATGAACGAAGCTGCGGCCTGA
- a CDS encoding purine-cytosine permease family protein, with translation MPESVASLETDGRKILETRSIDYIPEAERHGSLFSQFTLWLSANLQVTAIITGALAVVLGGDVFWSLVALLTGQLVGGTVMALHGAQGPQLGLPQMISSRVQFGVYGAAIPIVLVCIMYVGFSASGTVLAGQATAQLLNVSDTAGICLFAALIVVLTLLGYRSIHFVGRIASVIGVLAFMFMFAQLFAHHDVGALLANRHFSIASFLLSMSLSASWQIAFGPYVADYSRYLPRSTSAARTFLAVGLGSVIGAQAAMVFGVFAAALAGHAFAHHEVAYIVGLGASGAVAAMLYFSIAFGKLTVTTLNAYGSFMSMATIVSAFRAKRAISTRHRFVYIIGMVGISTLVALAGRHSFLKEFTAFILFLLAFFTPWSAINLVDFYCFTRSRYDVPALSNPDGRYGRWNVRAIGIYVLGVLVQLPFISTSFYTGPFVDALGGTDISWILGLIVPGALYYVAMRLTPPVIPERLILPVEQE, from the coding sequence ATGCCTGAATCCGTCGCCAGCCTCGAAACCGATGGCCGCAAGATCCTGGAAACACGCTCGATCGACTACATCCCCGAGGCGGAGCGCCACGGCAGCCTGTTCAGCCAGTTCACGCTCTGGCTTTCCGCAAACCTGCAGGTCACCGCGATCATTACCGGCGCGTTGGCCGTCGTGCTGGGCGGTGATGTCTTCTGGTCGCTCGTCGCGCTGCTGACTGGACAACTCGTCGGCGGCACGGTCATGGCGCTGCACGGCGCGCAGGGCCCGCAGCTCGGCCTGCCGCAGATGATTTCCAGCCGCGTGCAATTCGGCGTCTACGGCGCGGCCATTCCCATTGTGCTGGTTTGCATCATGTATGTCGGCTTCTCCGCGAGCGGCACGGTGCTCGCGGGCCAGGCCACCGCGCAATTGCTCAACGTTTCCGATACGGCGGGCATCTGCCTGTTCGCGGCGCTCATCGTCGTGCTGACGCTGCTCGGCTATCGCTCGATTCACTTCGTCGGCCGCATTGCCAGCGTGATCGGCGTGCTCGCGTTCATGTTCATGTTCGCGCAGCTCTTCGCGCACCACGACGTCGGTGCGCTGCTGGCCAACCGCCATTTTTCGATTGCGAGCTTCCTGCTTTCCATGTCGCTTTCGGCGTCATGGCAGATCGCATTCGGTCCCTACGTTGCCGATTATTCGCGCTACTTGCCGCGCTCGACTTCGGCCGCGCGCACGTTCCTCGCGGTCGGGCTCGGATCGGTGATCGGCGCGCAGGCCGCGATGGTGTTCGGCGTGTTCGCCGCCGCGCTCGCGGGCCACGCGTTCGCGCATCACGAAGTGGCCTATATCGTCGGCCTTGGCGCGAGCGGCGCGGTGGCCGCGATGCTCTACTTCAGCATCGCCTTCGGCAAGCTCACCGTCACCACGCTCAACGCCTACGGCAGCTTCATGTCGATGGCGACGATCGTGAGCGCGTTTCGCGCGAAGCGCGCGATCTCCACGCGGCATCGTTTTGTCTACATCATCGGCATGGTCGGCATCTCGACGCTCGTCGCACTCGCGGGCCGCCACTCTTTCCTCAAGGAGTTCACGGCGTTCATTCTGTTTCTGCTCGCGTTCTTCACGCCGTGGAGCGCGATCAATCTCGTGGACTTCTACTGCTTCACGCGCTCGCGCTACGACGTGCCGGCGCTCTCGAACCCCGATGGCCGCTACGGCCGCTGGAACGTCAGAGCCATTGGCATCTACGTGCTCGGCGTGCTCGTGCAATTGCCGTTCATCTCGACGAGCTTCTATACGGGGCCCTTCGTCGATGCGCTTGGCGGCACGGACATCTCGTGGATTCTCGGGCTGATCGTGCCGGGCGCGCTCTATTACGTCGCCATGCGCCTCACGCCGCCGGTGATTCCCGAACGCCTGATCTTGCCGGTCGAGCAGGAGTAA
- a CDS encoding phospholipase D family protein — MQRSLIALAANGLPRLCAIALATCLAACQELPPLGERTQTTALTAEQARSTQLGAAVAAELATHPDFTGIDPLQNPLDAFASRVALVRSAQRTLDVQYYIWRDDLTGTLLLEELREAADRGVRVRLLLDDNGIPSALDPTLAALNGHPNVEVRLFNPFVTRKPKAIGFVTDFSRLNRRMHNKSLTADGVATILGGRNIGDEYFGATDGVVFADLDVLAIGPAATDVAHDFDRYWASASSYPVSQVLSYVAPDALATLDRAALAARTDPAAAEYIESLRKTTDVRRLLDGTLPLEWAKTQLVSDDPAKAQGTAPKDTLILSQLHEIVGDPHRELDLVSPYFVPGKVGTEYFTRLAAQGVTVRVLTNSLEATDVSAVHSGYARRRVALLEGGVELFELRRAAGAKDSGKGAGSGPFGSSGSSLHAKTFAVDAERVFVGSVNFDPRSANLNTELGLVIDSPVLATQIEKAFWTRVPQLAYQAHLDENGKLYWTRLSDDTVIRYDTEPNTKWNQRLSVWFFSILPIEWLL; from the coding sequence ATGCAAAGATCGCTCATCGCGCTGGCCGCAAACGGGTTGCCGAGGCTATGCGCCATCGCGCTTGCGACCTGTCTTGCCGCGTGCCAGGAACTGCCGCCGCTCGGCGAACGCACGCAAACCACGGCGCTTACGGCAGAGCAAGCGCGATCGACTCAACTTGGCGCAGCGGTAGCGGCCGAACTCGCCACCCATCCCGACTTCACCGGCATCGACCCGCTCCAGAACCCGCTCGACGCCTTCGCCTCGCGCGTGGCGCTCGTGCGCAGCGCCCAGCGTACGCTGGACGTCCAGTACTACATCTGGCGCGACGATCTCACCGGCACCTTGTTGCTCGAAGAACTGCGCGAGGCCGCCGACCGCGGCGTGCGCGTGCGCCTGCTGCTCGACGACAACGGCATTCCATCCGCACTGGACCCTACGCTCGCCGCACTCAACGGGCATCCCAACGTCGAGGTGCGCCTCTTCAATCCGTTCGTCACGCGCAAGCCCAAAGCCATCGGCTTTGTCACCGACTTCTCGCGCCTGAACCGGCGTATGCACAACAAGTCGCTCACGGCGGACGGCGTGGCGACCATTCTGGGCGGCCGCAATATCGGCGACGAATATTTCGGCGCGACCGACGGCGTGGTGTTCGCCGATCTCGACGTGCTGGCCATCGGCCCCGCCGCCACCGATGTCGCGCACGATTTCGACCGTTACTGGGCCAGCGCCTCTTCATACCCGGTATCGCAAGTCCTGTCGTACGTGGCGCCCGATGCACTCGCCACGCTCGATCGCGCCGCGCTTGCCGCGCGCACCGACCCTGCCGCGGCGGAATACATCGAATCGCTGCGCAAGACCACCGATGTGCGCCGCCTGCTGGACGGCACGCTGCCGCTCGAATGGGCGAAGACGCAACTGGTCAGCGACGACCCGGCGAAAGCGCAGGGCACGGCACCTAAGGACACCCTCATCCTCAGCCAGTTGCACGAGATAGTCGGCGATCCGCACCGTGAACTCGATCTGGTTTCGCCGTACTTCGTGCCGGGCAAGGTGGGCACGGAATACTTCACGCGGCTCGCCGCCCAGGGTGTGACCGTACGCGTGCTGACGAACTCGCTCGAAGCCACCGACGTTTCCGCCGTCCACTCCGGCTACGCGCGGCGTCGCGTGGCCCTGCTCGAAGGCGGCGTGGAGCTGTTCGAATTGCGGCGCGCGGCGGGCGCCAAAGACTCGGGCAAAGGCGCAGGCAGTGGTCCGTTCGGCAGCTCGGGCTCGAGCCTGCACGCCAAGACCTTCGCAGTGGACGCGGAGCGCGTTTTCGTCGGCTCTGTGAATTTCGATCCGCGCTCGGCTAACCTCAATACCGAACTCGGGCTCGTGATCGACAGCCCCGTGCTCGCCACCCAGATCGAAAAAGCGTTCTGGACGCGCGTGCCCCAGCTCGCTTATCAGGCGCACCTCGACGAAAACGGCAAACTCTATTGGACGCGCCTTTCCGACGATACGGTCATCCGCTACGACACTGAGCCGAACACCAAATGGAACCAGCGCCTAAGCGTCTGGTTCTTCTCGATCCTGCCTATCGAGTGGCTGCTGTAG
- a CDS encoding LysR substrate-binding domain-containing protein, with amino-acid sequence MLTLRMLRTLQAVARSGSFATAAEKTALTQAAVSLQMRGLEDALGRQIFDRRARQVALTREGREICAKVEHILALIDELPASAGDTMRGSVIIGAVVSVIGALSLAVAHLKTGHPELEVRLTSARSNELARMVEDGDVDLAVVVGSADGSPHESLAWTPLYEEPLMLVTSRATPGDDARRILRERGFLRFDRRVPTGVVIDDALAELGIEPLEYLELNSIETIVSLVRNDVGVSVLPVLQGGKWRSDPNLRLVPLPGRPFIRTVGMIHRKAHKQTLLTQTIADMLRR; translated from the coding sequence ATGCTCACACTACGCATGCTGCGCACCTTGCAGGCCGTCGCGCGCAGCGGGTCGTTCGCCACGGCCGCAGAGAAAACCGCGCTCACGCAGGCAGCCGTGAGCCTGCAGATGCGCGGGCTCGAAGACGCCCTCGGCCGCCAGATCTTCGACCGCCGCGCGCGCCAGGTCGCGCTCACACGCGAAGGCCGCGAGATCTGCGCGAAGGTCGAGCACATACTCGCGCTGATCGACGAGTTGCCCGCCAGTGCCGGCGACACGATGCGCGGCTCGGTCATCATCGGCGCGGTGGTGTCGGTGATCGGCGCGCTTTCGCTGGCCGTCGCGCATCTGAAAACCGGCCACCCGGAACTTGAAGTGCGCCTCACCTCGGCGCGTTCGAACGAACTGGCGCGCATGGTCGAAGACGGTGACGTGGACCTCGCCGTCGTGGTTGGCAGTGCAGATGGTTCGCCGCATGAGTCGCTCGCGTGGACGCCGCTCTACGAAGAGCCACTGATGCTCGTCACAAGCCGCGCGACGCCCGGCGACGATGCGCGCCGCATCCTGCGCGAGCGCGGCTTCCTGCGCTTCGACCGACGGGTGCCGACGGGCGTCGTGATCGACGATGCATTGGCCGAGCTAGGCATCGAACCGCTCGAATATCTGGAGCTGAACTCAATCGAAACGATCGTCTCGCTGGTGCGCAACGACGTGGGCGTGAGCGTGTTGCCCGTTCTGCAAGGCGGCAAATGGCGCAGCGATCCGAATTTGCGGCTCGTGCCGCTCCCCGGCCGGCCATTCATCCGCACGGTGGGCATGATTCACCGGAAAGCGCACAAGCAGACGTTGCTCACACAAACGATTGCAGACATGTTGCGTCGCTGA
- a CDS encoding gamma-glutamyltransferase family protein: MTRFNWQNPYPTPRLPVFARNIVSTSHPLAAQAGLRMLWKGGNAVDAAIAAAAAITVVEPVSNGLGSDCFALVWDGAKLHGLNASGNAPAAWSVDYFRRKYGEEHGLAKQPKRGWDTVTVPGVIAGWEALHAKFGKLPFADLMEPAIEIAERGHAVATIVTRKWQAAIPELHNQPGFAETFMPRGRAPEVSERVCFPGHAATLRRLAERGPRDYYEGEIAERIAAFAREGGAALTLDDLRNYRPEWVEPIGKNYRGYTVHEIPPNGQGIAALIALGILEQFDMGSLALDSLESQHLQIEAMKLAFADVYRYVADPRSMEVTPEQMLDDAYLKERAKLIDPKRATQFDFGMPRSGGTIYLSAVDERGMMVSFIQSNYMGFGSGVVVPGTGIALQNRGCGFSMDPVSPNVVEGGKRPFHTIIPAFLTQQVDGRQEAVMSFGVMGGDMQPQGHLQSVVRMLDYGQQPQAACDAPRWKVNRDFTLDIESTFNPQTARALQELGHEIKGIDDPYMDFGSGQFIWKLDRHDPERGYVAASDTRRDGLAAGF; this comes from the coding sequence ATGACGCGTTTCAACTGGCAAAACCCCTATCCGACGCCGCGCCTGCCGGTGTTCGCCCGCAATATCGTCTCGACCTCGCATCCGCTCGCCGCGCAGGCCGGACTGCGCATGCTCTGGAAAGGCGGGAATGCCGTTGACGCCGCCATCGCCGCCGCCGCCGCCATTACGGTGGTCGAGCCGGTATCGAACGGCCTTGGCAGCGACTGCTTCGCGCTCGTGTGGGACGGCGCGAAGCTGCACGGCCTTAATGCGTCGGGCAATGCGCCGGCGGCATGGAGCGTCGATTATTTCCGCCGCAAATACGGCGAGGAGCACGGCCTCGCGAAGCAGCCCAAGCGCGGCTGGGACACGGTGACCGTGCCGGGCGTGATCGCTGGCTGGGAAGCGCTGCATGCGAAGTTCGGCAAACTGCCGTTCGCGGACCTGATGGAGCCGGCCATCGAGATTGCGGAGCGCGGCCATGCCGTGGCGACCATCGTCACACGCAAATGGCAGGCGGCGATTCCTGAGTTGCACAATCAGCCGGGCTTTGCCGAGACCTTCATGCCGCGCGGCCGCGCGCCTGAAGTGAGCGAGCGCGTGTGCTTCCCCGGTCACGCGGCCACACTGCGACGGCTCGCGGAACGCGGCCCGCGCGACTACTACGAAGGCGAAATTGCCGAGCGCATCGCCGCGTTTGCGCGCGAAGGCGGTGCGGCGCTCACGCTGGACGACCTGCGCAACTATCGTCCCGAATGGGTCGAGCCGATCGGCAAGAACTATCGCGGCTACACGGTTCACGAGATTCCGCCGAACGGGCAGGGCATCGCGGCGCTCATCGCGCTCGGCATTCTCGAACAGTTCGACATGGGCTCGCTCGCGCTCGACAGCCTCGAGTCTCAGCATCTGCAGATCGAGGCCATGAAGCTCGCGTTTGCCGATGTCTACCGCTACGTTGCCGATCCGCGTTCGATGGAAGTCACACCCGAGCAAATGCTCGACGACGCCTACCTCAAAGAGCGCGCGAAGCTGATCGACCCGAAGCGTGCAACGCAGTTCGACTTCGGCATGCCGCGTTCGGGCGGCACGATCTATCTCTCCGCCGTGGATGAGCGCGGCATGATGGTGAGCTTCATCCAGTCGAACTATATGGGCTTCGGTTCGGGCGTGGTCGTGCCGGGTACGGGCATCGCGCTGCAGAACCGCGGCTGCGGCTTTTCGATGGACCCGGTCTCGCCGAACGTCGTGGAGGGCGGCAAGCGCCCGTTCCACACCATCATTCCGGCGTTCCTCACGCAGCAGGTGGACGGCCGCCAGGAAGCGGTCATGAGCTTCGGTGTGATGGGCGGCGACATGCAGCCGCAAGGGCATTTGCAGTCGGTCGTGCGCATGCTCGACTACGGCCAGCAGCCGCAGGCCGCATGCGACGCGCCGCGCTGGAAGGTCAACCGCGACTTCACGCTCGATATCGAATCGACCTTCAACCCGCAGACGGCACGCGCGTTGCAAGAACTCGGCCACGAGATCAAGGGCATCGACGATCCGTACATGGACTTCGGCTCGGGCCAGTTCATCTGGAAGCTCGACCGGCACGATCCCGAGCGCGGTTATGTGGCCGCGAGCGACACGCGTCGCGACGGGCTCGCAGCGGGCTTCTAG
- a CDS encoding MFS transporter, producing METGSSASRAPLSRGMVRRIVFSSSIGNALEWFDFLVYGYFAPIIAKQFFPVHDEWLSTLLAVGTFGISFLMRPLGAIVLGIYGDRKGRKAALTLAIALMMAGTLAMAVMPPYASIGIAAPLLILLARLVQGFAVGGEFGSATAFMVEHSTAKRGYYASWQFASQGAAAILAASFGGALAWWLPPEQLQAWGWRVPFFFGLVLGPVGWYIRSHLDETPEFIANQQAQSTQDARATKEPGLGRQWVNLLLAVGIVAQSTVGVYILQLYMPMYAVKQLHMAAATSFGVVVLNGGLQFALSPVMGALSDRIGRIRIMLTTSILLASLTYPMFALLQRHPTLGWLLVLQGAAGIFKAAYSGPMPALMSEIFPVRVRSAGLSIAYSVGVTLFGGFAPTIAEVLIHVTGDTLAPAYYVSVAAVISGVSLAIVGWRTMRQASMRATLAS from the coding sequence ATGGAGACCGGTTCATCGGCTTCGAGAGCGCCGCTCAGCCGCGGCATGGTGCGCCGCATCGTGTTCTCCTCGTCGATCGGCAATGCGCTCGAGTGGTTCGACTTCCTCGTGTATGGCTACTTCGCGCCGATCATCGCGAAGCAGTTCTTTCCCGTGCACGATGAATGGCTCTCCACGCTGCTGGCCGTCGGCACCTTCGGCATCTCTTTTCTCATGCGTCCGCTCGGTGCGATCGTGCTGGGCATCTACGGTGATCGCAAGGGGCGCAAGGCGGCGCTCACGCTTGCCATCGCGCTCATGATGGCGGGCACGCTCGCCATGGCGGTCATGCCGCCGTATGCGTCGATCGGCATCGCGGCGCCGCTCCTGATCCTGCTCGCGCGACTCGTGCAGGGCTTTGCGGTGGGCGGCGAATTCGGCAGCGCGACGGCGTTCATGGTCGAGCACAGCACCGCGAAGCGCGGCTATTACGCGAGTTGGCAGTTCGCGAGCCAGGGCGCGGCGGCGATTCTCGCGGCGTCGTTCGGCGGCGCGCTCGCATGGTGGCTGCCGCCCGAACAACTGCAGGCCTGGGGCTGGCGCGTTCCGTTCTTCTTCGGGCTCGTGCTTGGACCCGTGGGCTGGTACATCCGCTCGCATCTGGACGAGACGCCTGAATTCATCGCAAACCAGCAGGCGCAGAGTACACAGGATGCGCGCGCAACGAAGGAGCCTGGGCTCGGCCGCCAATGGGTGAACCTGCTGCTCGCCGTCGGTATCGTTGCGCAGTCCACCGTTGGCGTCTATATCCTCCAGCTCTACATGCCGATGTACGCGGTGAAGCAGCTCCATATGGCGGCCGCAACGTCGTTCGGCGTCGTGGTGCTCAATGGAGGCCTGCAGTTCGCGCTCTCGCCGGTCATGGGGGCGCTCTCGGACCGCATCGGACGCATTCGCATCATGCTGACCACGTCGATCCTGCTTGCTTCGCTCACCTATCCGATGTTCGCGCTATTGCAGCGTCACCCCACGCTCGGCTGGCTGCTCGTGCTCCAGGGCGCGGCGGGCATATTCAAGGCGGCCTATTCGGGCCCGATGCCCGCGCTGATGTCGGAGATCTTTCCGGTGCGCGTGCGCTCGGCCGGGCTTTCCATCGCATATAGCGTTGGCGTGACGCTCTTTGGCGGCTTCGCGCCGACGATCGCCGAAGTGCTGATTCACGTGACGGGCGATACGCTCGCGCCCGCGTATTACGTGTCGGTTGCGGCCGTGATCTCGGGTGTTTCGCTCGCGATCGTGGGTTGGCGCACGATGCGGCAGGCTTCGATGCGGGCCACGCTCGCGAGCTGA
- a CDS encoding D-2-hydroxyacid dehydrogenase, producing MHVVFLDRATLAPQTQLRPLPFDHTLETFERTAPEEVAARIRNADIVITNKARITAEALAGATRLRMIAIAATGTDNVDLPACAARGIVVSNVRDYAGNSVPEHTFALIFALRRSLAAYRDAVRAGRWLESGQFCFFDFPIRNLAGSTLGVIGDGALGQAVAQTGRALGLRVLFAARKTRNDAQAGYVPLETLLEESDIITLHCPLTAQTRDLIDATAFARMKRRPLLINTARGGLVNEAALVDALQSGAISGAGFDVVTQEPLPADHPFQAIVSHPAFILTPHVAWASDEAMQALADQLIENITAYYEGKPRNVVTAIVTAR from the coding sequence ATGCACGTCGTTTTTCTCGATCGCGCGACGCTCGCGCCCCAGACGCAGCTTCGTCCGCTGCCTTTCGATCACACGCTGGAAACGTTCGAGCGCACCGCGCCCGAAGAGGTCGCCGCGCGCATCCGCAACGCCGACATCGTCATCACGAACAAGGCGCGCATCACCGCGGAGGCGCTGGCCGGCGCGACTCGCCTGCGAATGATCGCCATTGCGGCCACAGGAACGGACAACGTCGATCTGCCTGCCTGCGCGGCGCGCGGCATCGTCGTGAGCAACGTGCGCGACTACGCCGGCAACAGCGTGCCGGAGCATACGTTCGCGCTGATATTCGCGCTGCGCCGCAGCCTGGCCGCGTATCGCGACGCCGTGCGCGCTGGCCGCTGGCTCGAATCGGGACAGTTCTGCTTTTTCGATTTTCCGATCCGCAATCTCGCGGGTTCGACGCTCGGCGTGATTGGCGACGGCGCACTCGGACAAGCCGTCGCGCAAACGGGGCGCGCGCTCGGCCTGCGCGTGTTGTTCGCCGCGCGCAAAACGCGCAACGACGCACAAGCGGGCTACGTGCCGCTCGAAACGCTGCTGGAAGAAAGTGACATCATCACGCTGCACTGTCCGCTGACGGCGCAGACGCGGGATCTGATCGACGCCACGGCGTTCGCGCGCATGAAGCGGCGGCCGTTGCTGATCAATACGGCGCGAGGAGGGCTCGTGAACGAAGCGGCATTGGTGGACGCGCTGCAATCTGGCGCGATTTCAGGCGCGGGCTTCGATGTCGTGACACAGGAACCGCTGCCTGCCGATCATCCGTTCCAGGCGATCGTCTCGCACCCGGCGTTCATCCTGACACCCCACGTTGCGTGGGCGAGCGATGAAGCCATGCAGGCGCTTGCGGACCAACTCATCGAGAACATTACGGCTTATTACGAAGGAAAGCCGCGGAATGTGGTTACTGCGATAGTCACTGCGCGTTGA